The proteins below come from a single Larimichthys crocea isolate SSNF chromosome II, L_crocea_2.0, whole genome shotgun sequence genomic window:
- the ccl25a gene encoding C-C motif chemokine 25, which produces MRLNTLFFLLTISCLSLALAQVAYDDCCLKYVKQMNHKTQKHAVEYRVQVTDGGCNIPAVIFTMRKGRVFCTDPREAWVQKLMKKIDAKKNQKLSKNQHNPRRPNRG; this is translated from the exons ATGCGGCTCAACACACTCTTCTTCCTGCTGACCATATCTTGCCTCAGTCTTGCATTGGCACAAG TGGCCTATGATGACTGCTGTTTGAAAtatgtgaaacaaatgaaccaCAAAACTCAAAAGCATGCAGTGGAGTACAGGGTGCAGGTGACAGATGGAGGCTGCAACATCCCCGCTGTAAT CTTCACCATGCGGAAAGGGCGTGTGTTCTGCACAGACCCCAGAGAGGCATGGGTCCAAAAACTGATGAAGAAGATTGATGCTAAGAAAAACCAGAAACTCTCCAAAAACCAG CACAATCCACGACGGCCGAACAGAGGTTGA